The genomic window TAGCATGAGACGACAACATGGTATGATGTTGGATGATAGGATCGTTCCTTACTTGCAGATGGCTGGTCTGTACCCTCTTGCAAGATTATACGAGAGTTGGTTTCGGTTGGACGGGTCGTTGGTCAGCGCCTTCGTAGAGAGATGGCGTCCTGAGACGCATACATTCCACATGCCGTTTGGGGAGTGTACGATAACCCTACAGGATATAGCGTACCACCTTGGTCTCCCGATTGACGATCAGTATGTTAGCGGATGCCTGACAAACTTTCCACGGTTTATAGAGGGTGGCCGACCACCATAGGTGTGGTTTGAGGAGCTGCTCGGGGTGTTGCCTCCTGCGAACTGCATCGACAAGTTCACAGTGAAGTGCACGTGGTTTGAGGAGACGTTTAGTGAGCTTCCACAGGGGGCAGATGACGAGACAGTTAGGAGGTACGCCCGTGCGTATATCATGATGCTCCTATCGACACAGCTATTTGGGGACAAGTCAGGTACCCGCCTCCACATCTGATGGCTGCCATATGTCGCCAGGTTAGAGGACATGGGCCAGTACAGTTGGGGTTCCGCTGCATTGTCATGGCTATACAGGTGCATGTGCCGTGTGGCAAACAGAAATGTCGTCAAGTTGGCTGGTCCACTGCTGCTGCTACAGTCGTGGATCTTTTGGAGGTTCCCTAGATTCCGGCCAGACAGATATGATGTTTTCCATTGAAAGTCAGGGCAAAATTAGCCGCCACGTGACGGATGCAGAACGCCCTATATGCAGTAGGGGGAAGCCATCCCCCATCAGCCTTAGGAGCCTCCAACGTAGCCTTTATCCCATTGTGCCTATATGATATGAGAAGTATGCCCGATTGAGGCGTCACATGAGCCCGAAGGTGGGATAGAAAGAATGACCACGACTCTGCATTTTCACCTTCCACAAGTGCAAAGGCAATAGGGATGATGTTCGAGTTGCCGTCCTATGCAATCGCGATAAGCAGTGTACTACCGTATTTGCCGTACAGGTGGGTCCCGTCCACACTAACCAATAGCTTGCAATGTTGAAATGCCTCAACACATGGTGGGAATGTCCAAAACAAGCGATGAAAATAAGTTGTAGAATCATCCAACTGCCCACCTAGTCGAACAGGACTCGTCCTCAACACAGCAACACTGCCCGGCATAGTGATCTGCAGGCCCAATACCCATCGTGGCAACTCATTATACGAATCATCCCTGTCTCCGTAAATTTGTGCCACAGCCTTCTGTTTGGCCATCCAAATCCTCCTATACGTTAGTCTGAACCCAAAGTGTGCCTCCGTAGCATTCTGCAGTACCTTAATCGACGTGGCAGCATAAGCTCTGATCAGGGGCATAATGAAAGCCGATatgacatgataatcaagctTCCCGTGGTCACTAGAGATCGATGTGGCTAGACAAGTGTGAGGACCATTGTACCGTTTTACCTCCCAAATCCCCTTGCGCTGGCGGAGGCTGACCCAGATTAGCCATACGCACCCGCTCCCGAACTCCTTGCACTTGCCATAGTACTTGCGGTTATCCGACTCC from Arachis ipaensis cultivar K30076 chromosome B09, Araip1.1, whole genome shotgun sequence includes these protein-coding regions:
- the LOC107614960 gene encoding uncharacterized protein LOC107614960 encodes the protein MELALEGSIKKKTRLGIKFTDKVPLSIFLKPSTSFAEFKNTILQRLGLHGVKRVEKLFYRISISVLCDDVKYDSFIISSDEDMHVLYHCRRQFPEVRTPELLAKLVDVASSSGGSNRNNNSTGYVASSSALPVGSSSAVPVIAPEPDLVASPSFAVNLNRSCDALVGEAGPLGDGDFAAPSSPPCVPPATIAADDSEEETPRTTPPVGGGASSSSTNQYPPYFSALDLDAMAPQEDPSVHVGFGARDSQNAGGVSEFQVLESDNRKYYGKCKEFGSGCVWLIWVSLRQRKGIWEVKRYNGPHTCLATSISSDHGKLDYHVISAFIMPLIRAYAATSIKVLQNATEAHFGFRLTYRRIWMAKQKAVAQIYGDRDDSYNELPRWVLGLQITMPGSVAVLRTSPVRLGGQLDDSTTYFHRLFWTFPPCVEAFQHCKLLDGNSNIIPIAFALVEGENAESWSFFLSHLRAHVTPQSGILLISYRHNGIKATLEAPKADGGWLPPTAYRAFCIRHVAANFALTFNGKHHICLAGI